The segment AAGACTATTTAATTGAAAGAAGATATGAAACCAAGGTTCAGCTAAGAAACAAAACCAAGGTTCAGCTATCTTCCCTCCCCTTCTCTTATTCTGctctttatttcttcttcatcttaTTTGCTCTGATTCTCACACATGCACACATGCACGCACGCATCCACACATATGCACACACTCACACATGCATGCACGCACACACCAACGCGCATGCACGCATGCACACGCACACAACATGGACACACACACAATGTTTATTTTTTCTGGTTAATAACTATGCTTGGATCTGAATTAAATTGTGTGTGTATACTTTGATTGCTCGCTTGTTGACACCTGTCGTCACTTTCACATGAACGAAGCTGAGAGCATCAAATGTCGCATTGATTTATTGGTAGCTTGGCGGAATCTTGCCATCCACTATTAATCCTAGAAATACCCTTTACCCTTGTCTCCACTCTTTAATTTAACTGTAATTGTTGTTTATCTGTGCATGATTGCAGAAATGTGTGATCATGACACAGATTTTGGCTTACAAATCCCTTTAAAAGAAAATGCCCTAGTATATTTTCACTATTCATAAATCCTAGGTTCTTAAGGGTCCATTCTTGTGCATATGCAGAGTCCTAACCCCAGTTTGCCCTGCATCATTCTGGTTGGGACACACAGTTGCATTAGATGATTGCTGAACTAGAAGGTAGCATATTTTCAGTAACTCCCTACTTGGTCTTAGAAAGATGTCAATGGGAATATGATTAGGGGAGTGATTGATCCAGTTAACCATATGAGCAGACAGATCTTAATCATATGATTGTTAGTATTAAGTAAATGAGTGTGGGATATATGGACTTATACTAAACAGTTTAGGATCGAATCTTATCAAATTAAAATTGTGTTTAGGTTCCAATCAGATGATGGGATATTAAAATGGCTTAGCAAATAGCTAGTAATAATCCTACTATCATATATATGATTATCATCTCTACATCAATGAGCTCATGGATTTTCAGCTACGATTTGAAACTAGTTGTGTTAGTTCACTACCAATTAATTTAAGGGTATAGATTCAATAAGAAAAATCCTATGCATGTGTATTTGACTTCATTATGTTTAAGGATTTCATTTAAAAAATATGCAAGGAAAAGGTTTTTTTTGGTCTATAAGGGGTTTAAATTCTGCAGTAATAGCACCTATCTAGTTGAACCTTTTTTTTATTTCCTTGCTCAAATTCCAAACAAATTTGACAAGGGTCAAAATTGAGGAGAAAAAATATAATGGATCAGGACGTCACCTAGAAAGTGTGAGCCAGAAGTTATTAATTAGAATCCTTAGCTCTGCTTAAATATCCAAGACCTCTCCAACTTACACCTGATGTGGGACTAAGCACATGCCCACCCAAATACAGAAAAGATTGTTCCAGTTTCCTAGTCAAGATGAGGTGTACGTCATGTGGCCGTATCCATTATACCAGGTTCCACAACTAATCAAATATAAGCTGTGCCCTATCACACAAAACGGAATAATAGAAAGAAAAGCATCGTTGCTCCACTGAATAATCCATAAAAAGGAGGTTCCTCCTTGATACAAGCGATGATATGTTTTGATCTATCTCCTAGAGGAAAAAGGGAAAAGGCCCAATCAGGGCATTTGGTCATCCTTCTATTTCCTTATTGACTCAAGGGTTTAACATGACTATCAAGCCTTGTCCCAAGTGGTTGGTTTTATGGATCTTCATTCATCTTTGATATTACTTCAAGCTCTTCCATATCCTTTCTTGCAACTTCTATCAATGTTACCTTAGATCCTCCCCTCCATTTCCAACTTCACTAGGAATTAAAAGTACCCCTTCTTTCGGAGCCCCTCAAATCATCATTGTTAGATCTATATAGAGAGTCTCAGTTATCACTTGAACCAAGTATATCGTACACCACTATCTAGTTATTGCACTACTGGCCAAATTTTTTCCTTGCCATTTGTAGCTATTTTAATGAGTTCACATTCCTGTTTATATTATAGGTCAATCCTATCAGACAAACACAACTGGCTGGACACAAAATCCCTGCTGCTCAAAGTGATTATTAAGCCATGTCATTTATAAAGCATAGAAGCATGTTAAACTTTAAGCTGAACATGACGCTGTTCTTTATTCTTGAGTTGGCTGTGATCCTGAGACTGTGAAGAAACAAGGACTTGGACCTGCATTGCAGCCTACAAGATGAGCAGCATGATGACAAAGAGGGAgctattatcgataaaaatataGTTGCAAACAGGTGCTTCTGCTGTTCTATTTGAGTTACGTCAGCCCTTAACAAAAGTTTGGTTGTACTAGCCAGAATAAATGAGACAAGGATTGTTGCTGCTGTAAGGGGAACCTTCAATGGTGTGACTTTTGTTTTATTTCCttaaaaaaattccaaaatcTTCTGACAGCATTTCAACCTGATAGTGATTCCGTTTGTTACCAAGCAGACCCTAAATCTTGAGTCATGGATGTTTAATTGTGTGGGTTTTAGACGTAATCCACGGAATGTTTATGACATCGTAGCAGCTGTTCTAATGATTACAGGGGCTCCCAACAAAGAGGTAGTAATTGTGTACTAATACAATTAAGGTGGTGAACAGCGATTCTGATGACGGCTTCTTTCCTTTTGTTTTCTCTTAATTGCCAGTATAATGATTAGTAACGGCAGCTATTGTTCGAAAGGTCTTCGTGAGCGTTGGGGTGGAGAAATAACTTCTATCAGTAGAAGTGCATCAGTTATCAGCAGCCACCTGAGCGATCTGAAACCTTGGCAGTGCGTATGTTCGGGCGACATTCTCTCTTTATTCTCAGGATCCTTTTCATCTGTGAAGCATTCAACGTACACCAAGACAGCTTTGTTCTCTCTATTTATATCATCGACTTGGAATGGTTGCTCTTTTTCATCTCGAGTGGTTGCTCTTTTTCATCTCGAGCCATTGGATTCTCCAGATGGATATACTCCTGTAACACAGCCCAACAGAGAAGCCATTATTCATAGCTGAATGATACAGAACTTCCCAGGGTAGATAAAAAGCTCATTTGAACAGGCAGGATGATAAACTCTAGCAAGGCAAAACTACATGAACGTTGTTTGGAGATATAACTAACCAATCTTTACAAAAAACATATTCCTACAATCTAAGGAGCTCTATTTGCTACATTACAGTGCTGTCAATGTTTCGTTAGACTCGGTAAAACAAAGGTCTGCAGAACAAAACATCACACACAAACCCAGCAAAGCACAGCTTTCTTCAATTTATAAAAGTAGCTTTTAACTCACCCCAAGGGATGAACACATTACTGTTGGCAGTAAACCAAGGGCCAGATCCAGAAATGCTTCCTTGTACTAGACACGAGAAGACTCAAGGGTTAAAGAAAACAAATCTCCATCATGCTTTGCCTGTCGGTCCATTCAGAGAAAATCCCATGGTACCATCAATAGAATTCTGTGAGCTGTTCGCATAGTTCAAAGCCAAGAGAAGCAAAGTTAAAACCATATCATTCTCAAGTGCAAATTCGGCAAGACAGGAACTACTGTGGTAATTTCTCCCAGTCTAATAAGGGCAGCTTGCAAATCTACCACAGGTCAAGTTACATCCAAGAATAAAAGGGAAATAGTGAATAAAGGCATAAACCAAATCATCCACAGTGATTCAAAATTTCAACAAAAGAATCTCTGTGATACAATTTTATTAGCCATAACTTCTGGACCCAaccaaaaaattcaagtttcacCCTCTACCCACAAATAAGTCATGGCTTGAGAGCAAGTGCCAGACCAAACTTGGGAGTTCTATCCAAGGCCTTGGTGTCAAACTCACCAGAGATGGTCAGAATCGACTTGGACTTCAGCTCATGCTGTAGAAGTGCTGCAAGCTTCCCAGAGTTGTTCAGCCTCGACTTCACAGTAGTTAGGGGATCAAGAGCATATTGCCCTCCAACAGTGAATGTGTTTTCATTGGTAGAGAACCTTCTGGTAATTTCTCCAACCACAGCATTTTTCTGACTCTCATCCAAATGGTACACATATGAAGCACGGAGTGCATCTCCCTTGTCCGCCCTAGTAAAAAATTGTCACGAaattaccaaaaagaaaaaaagattagcTTCTATATCAACCCCTTGTATGGGATGATGTTAATGCTAGAGAATGTGATAATAGACTAAAAACTTACAGAATTATGGAAGCATTATAATCAGGTTTTCCCAAGCTTATTCCAGCACTGTACTTGGTAAAACTTCCTGAAGATGTGTCAAAACCAGCCTCTGCACCAAAAGCAATGCCATGGGCACCTACTGTCCCGGAGAGGTCAACAACAGATGATTGCTTCAAGGCCACAGCTGTGGTAAAACTTGCATGGTGATGGAAATATTGAATCTCCAGCTGGAAGAAAGGTAATATGTCTTTTAGTAGCCAACTATTAGCTTTGTGACAATTCTTCTAAGCTTGGAACAGTCATTACCTTCCCAGAATTGTAATCTGGCAGCTTAAAAGAAGCAATTGTTTTCATAGAGGGCAAGATCTCTAACATGGTCAGAGTTGTTGAGACCTGGTACACATTGAAAAAAGCACTCCCTTATATTGTTGAACAATTTATAGTTCAGATAGCCATAAGAAGGACAGGTCGCAGCAACAAACATTTGAATCTGTGTCGACTTTAACATTGATAAGGGTGTTCTTGTACTTGTATTGTGTACCAATGTCAAAAGA is part of the Elaeis guineensis isolate ETL-2024a chromosome 15, EG11, whole genome shotgun sequence genome and harbors:
- the LOC105057937 gene encoding mitochondrial outer membrane protein porin 5; this translates as MKGPGLFSDIGKKAKDVLTKDYSCDQKLTISTNSASGVGLTSAAVKKGGLYSFDIGTQYKYKNTLINVKVDTDSNVSTTLTMLEILPSMKTIASFKLPDYNSGKLEIQYFHHHASFTTAVALKQSSVVDLSGTVGAHGIAFGAEAGFDTSSGSFTKYSAGISLGKPDYNASIILADKGDALRASYVYHLDESQKNAVVGEITRRFSTNENTFTVGGQYALDPLTTVKSRLNNSGKLAALLQHELKSKSILTISGEFDTKALDRTPKFGLALALKP